A region from the Dendropsophus ebraccatus isolate aDenEbr1 chromosome 1, aDenEbr1.pat, whole genome shotgun sequence genome encodes:
- the NUP37 gene encoding nucleoporin Nup37, which translates to MKQDSARNATYTVDCEDFVHVVEFNPFDSGGVGSLVAYGGNNYVVVASCRFQEEDSTVDGIEFKIIKTFHHGARVDAIAWSPETKCDALPPVLRFCTAAGDKTLRVFTSDFHDQNEYKVLQGHTSYINDVVFSSYDGNEIASVSDDHTCRIWDLAGNQIALFLLHSPGMSVVWHPLEAYKLMVAEKTGIIRIYDLTRRQAILSLESLQMPLMSADWCLQNTFRVGAVAANDWVIWEMPSSSYPQDNKPVHADRAKCFKWSKCNENLFATTGCPGKMNTQLLIHHLGHPHPILVGSAPVSSGLSWHRSLPLCVVGGYRKLFFWLTEM; encoded by the exons ATGAAACAAGACTCGGCTAGAAATGCAACGTACACAGTGGACTGCGAGGACTTTGTACATGTGGTGGAATTCAATCCCTTCGATTCGGGGGGTGTAGGATCTTTAGTCGCCTATGGTGGTAACAACTATGTAGTTGTTGCTTCTTGCCGATTTCAG GAAGAAGATTCTACTGTAGATGGTATAGAGTTTAAGATTATCAAAACATTTCACCATGGAGCAAGAGTCGATGCTATAGCCTGGAGTCCAGAAACTAAATGTGATGCTTTGCCTCCAGTTCTAAG ATTTTGCACAGCAGCTGGAGATAAAACACTAAGGGTTTTCACTTCAGATTTCCATGATCAGAATGAATACAAG GTCCTGCAAGGTCATACTAGCTACATTAATGATGTGGTCTTTTCTTCTTATGATGGAAATGAGATTGCAAGTGTCAGTGATGATCACACATGCAG aatttggGATTTAGCTGGTAACCAGATTGCATTGTTTTTGCTGCATTCCCCTGGGATGAGCGTGGTTTGGCATCCACTAGAAGCTTACAAG CTGATGGTAGCAGAGAAGACTGGCATAATACGTATATATGATTTGACTAGGCGTCAAGCCATTTTGTCACTTGAATCCCTGCAGATGCCACTCATGTCTGCAGACTGGTGCTTACAAAATACATTCAGAGTAGGAGCAGTTGCAGCAAATGACTGGGTAATCTGGGAAATGCCAAGCTCCAG CTACCCTCAAGACAATAAGCCTGTACATGCGGACAGAGCAAAATGCTTCAA GTGGTCCAAATGCAATGAAAACCTATTTGCCACTACTGGATGTCCTGGAAAAATGAACACTCAGCTCCTTATCCATCATTTAGGGCACCCCCAT cccaTCCTCGTTGGCTCAGCACCTGTGAGTTCTGGACTCAGCTGGCACAGGTCCCTGCCTCTCTGCGTTGTTGGAGGATACCGCAAGCTTTTCTTCTGGCTTACCGAAATGTAA